In uncultured Ilyobacter sp., a genomic segment contains:
- a CDS encoding DMT family transporter, translating into MIIKKNFLGAICLSTAASIWGGMYVASKYVLNYIPPFTLVWLRYAIAFVVLFAVLKTSKKKKENIVKKDWILIGCIGFVGYFISISCQFIGTKLSDAHTGALITSATPVFIVVFARLILKEALTLRKIISLFLAVVGVIIIVGWESNFGSYFLGSMILVLAAITWALLSILVKIASRRLSSLTITTYAILVAFIFTTPLMLWEMQFNDFYYKSILIILGILYLGVISTAGAFFLWNKGMELMDAGIGSLFFFFQPVVGSLLGWALLNEEITINFFLGGSLILTSVLIVCVNEKSSSPKPCEN; encoded by the coding sequence ATGATTATTAAGAAGAATTTTTTAGGAGCAATATGTCTATCCACGGCAGCATCTATTTGGGGCGGAATGTATGTGGCAAGTAAGTATGTTTTAAACTATATACCGCCATTTACACTTGTGTGGCTTCGTTATGCAATTGCATTTGTTGTTTTGTTTGCAGTGTTGAAAACTTCAAAAAAGAAAAAAGAAAATATAGTAAAAAAAGATTGGATACTGATCGGATGTATAGGTTTTGTAGGTTATTTTATATCAATCTCATGTCAGTTTATAGGCACAAAACTGTCAGATGCCCATACAGGAGCTCTTATTACTTCTGCTACACCTGTATTCATAGTTGTTTTTGCAAGATTGATATTAAAAGAAGCATTAACTTTGAGAAAAATAATTTCTCTTTTTCTAGCCGTAGTAGGTGTAATTATTATTGTAGGCTGGGAAAGTAATTTTGGAAGTTATTTTTTAGGTAGTATGATACTGGTGTTGGCTGCAATTACCTGGGCCTTGTTGTCTATTTTGGTAAAGATCGCATCTAGACGACTCTCCTCTTTGACAATTACCACTTATGCAATTTTAGTTGCCTTTATATTTACTACACCGTTAATGCTATGGGAAATGCAATTTAATGATTTTTATTATAAGAGTATCTTGATTATTTTAGGAATTCTATACCTAGGAGTTATTTCTACGGCAGGAGCCTTTTTCCTTTGGAATAAAGGAATGGAACTGATGGATGCTGGGATAGGTTCTCTGTTTTTCTTTTTTCAACCTGTTGTAGGTTCGCTTTTGGGATGGGCTTTGCTAAATGAAGAAATTACAATTAATTTTTTCCTAGGAGGATCTCTGATTCTGACAAGTGTTTTGATAGTTTGTGTTAATGAAAAGAGTAGTTCTCCTAAACCATGTGAAAATTAA
- a CDS encoding PTS glucose transporter subunit IIA, producing MGLFDFLKKKKEEEWLEIYSPLEGKVLDISMVPDEAFAQKMIGDGCAIDPVEGSVYSPVAGEVDIFDTNHAVSFETEKGLELIVHFGIDTVKLGGEGFKRIGKPGTKVKPGDELVKYDLEFIKANAKSVITPVVINSMDEVEELKVVASGDVKVGELLMKVKMKNK from the coding sequence ATGGGCTTATTTGATTTTTTAAAAAAGAAAAAAGAGGAAGAGTGGCTAGAGATCTACTCTCCTTTAGAGGGAAAGGTCTTAGACATTTCAATGGTTCCTGATGAAGCCTTTGCACAAAAGATGATAGGTGACGGATGTGCCATAGATCCTGTTGAAGGATCGGTTTATTCCCCAGTTGCTGGTGAAGTGGATATCTTTGACACTAATCATGCTGTTAGTTTTGAGACAGAAAAAGGTCTAGAACTCATAGTGCATTTTGGTATAGACACTGTAAAACTTGGCGGGGAGGGTTTCAAAAGAATTGGAAAACCAGGTACCAAAGTAAAACCAGGAGATGAGCTTGTAAAATATGACTTAGAATTTATAAAGGCGAATGCTAAGTCTGTAATTACACCTGTAGTAATAAATTCAATGGACGAAGTAGAGGAGTTAAAAGTTGTAGCTTCTGGAGATGTAAAAGTCGGAGAATTGTTAATGAAAGTTAAAATGAAAAATAAATAG
- a CDS encoding MarR family transcriptional regulator yields MMNKEYDRDEWRNLKLLVTFSRCYASVNRRIYPDMKKQGVTEAQFSVLELLYHRGEFTIKEVIEKTFSSGGTMTVIINNLEKEGLIIKKRDDKDRRVFIIKISPKGTALMEEVFDKHLENLKKAFGVLTEAEQMIMIELLKKLGKG; encoded by the coding sequence ATGATGAATAAAGAATATGATAGAGACGAATGGAGAAATCTTAAACTTTTAGTGACTTTTTCAAGGTGTTATGCCTCGGTAAACAGAAGGATATACCCTGATATGAAAAAACAGGGAGTAACAGAGGCACAGTTTTCAGTACTAGAGCTTTTATATCATAGAGGGGAGTTTACAATAAAAGAGGTCATAGAAAAGACTTTTTCTAGCGGTGGTACTATGACCGTGATAATAAATAATCTAGAAAAAGAGGGCCTTATAATAAAAAAAAGAGACGATAAAGACAGAAGAGTTTTTATTATTAAAATAAGCCCAAAAGGTACTGCACTTATGGAGGAAGTTTTTGATAAGCATTTGGAAAACTTAAAAAAAGCTTTTGGTGTGCTCACAGAAGCGGAACAGATGATAATGATAGAGCTTCTTAAAAAACTCGGAAAAGGATAG
- a CDS encoding YhdT family protein, with protein sequence MRERNKQIRKEATVTVILYFVYFAWWYLFAYGMGDKNPMEYRFIMGLPEWFFYSCIVGFFVICTLVYFAIKIFFKEVDFD encoded by the coding sequence ATGAGAGAGAGGAACAAACAGATAAGAAAAGAAGCTACGGTAACAGTAATTCTTTATTTTGTTTATTTTGCGTGGTGGTACCTTTTTGCCTATGGTATGGGGGATAAAAACCCTATGGAATACAGGTTTATAATGGGACTTCCAGAATGGTTTTTTTATTCGTGTATAGTAGGATTTTTTGTAATATGCACCCTTGTATACTTTGCAATTAAGATATTTTTTAAAGAAGTTGACTTTGACTAG
- the panF gene encoding sodium/pantothenate symporter, which yields MNNIMILIPLVIYLAVMLFIAYKTNEIKHSGEVNFIEEYFIGSRNMGGFVLAMTLIATYASASSFVGGPGVAYKLGLGWVLLACIQTPTAFLTLGILGKKFAIISRKIGAVTITDYLRARYKSDTVVILSSIAVLVFFAASIIAQFIGGARLFETVTGLSYHTGLLLFGVVVIIYTTLGGFRAVALTDAIQGIMMMVATTFLFFAILKNGGGMENIMQGLMKTNPDLLTPTSGGAIAKPFILSFWMLVGVAVLGLPQTTIRCMGFRDSKSMHRAMIVGTFVVGFLMIGMHLIGVMGAAVAPGIDVGDKIIPTLALRNMPPILAGVFIGGPLAATMSTVDSMLILSSAAIVKDLYIHYINKDADDKKIKKLTLFTSLTVGIIVFMLSMNPPKLLVWINLFAFGGLEAAFLCPIVLGLYWKKANATGAIASMLTGVGSYFYFTISKIKPMGMHQIVPVIFISLMAFTIGSLIGKKPEEEVLEIFF from the coding sequence ATGAATAACATAATGATACTGATACCTTTAGTAATTTATCTTGCAGTAATGCTGTTTATAGCATATAAAACAAACGAAATAAAACACTCGGGAGAAGTCAATTTTATAGAAGAGTATTTTATTGGAAGCAGAAATATGGGAGGCTTTGTCCTCGCTATGACCCTTATTGCAACTTATGCCAGTGCCAGTTCTTTTGTAGGCGGACCTGGAGTAGCGTATAAACTCGGTTTGGGATGGGTATTGTTAGCTTGTATACAGACTCCCACAGCCTTTCTAACACTTGGAATACTAGGTAAGAAATTTGCAATAATATCTAGGAAAATAGGGGCAGTAACTATAACAGATTATCTCAGGGCTAGGTACAAGAGTGATACAGTGGTTATACTATCCTCTATAGCCGTACTTGTATTTTTCGCAGCCTCTATAATAGCTCAGTTTATCGGAGGTGCCAGACTTTTTGAAACTGTAACCGGCCTTTCATACCACACCGGCCTTTTGCTTTTTGGTGTAGTGGTTATAATATATACTACTTTGGGAGGTTTTAGGGCTGTAGCTCTAACTGACGCAATTCAGGGAATAATGATGATGGTGGCCACTACCTTTTTGTTCTTTGCAATATTGAAAAATGGCGGAGGCATGGAAAATATAATGCAGGGACTGATGAAAACAAATCCAGATCTCCTGACCCCTACTTCTGGGGGAGCCATAGCAAAACCATTTATTTTATCATTTTGGATGCTAGTAGGTGTGGCGGTACTTGGATTACCACAGACGACAATTAGATGTATGGGATTCAGAGATTCAAAATCTATGCATCGAGCTATGATAGTTGGTACCTTTGTGGTAGGGTTTTTGATGATAGGAATGCACCTTATAGGAGTCATGGGAGCAGCAGTAGCTCCTGGAATAGATGTGGGAGACAAAATAATACCTACACTTGCCCTGAGAAATATGCCCCCTATACTTGCAGGAGTATTTATAGGAGGTCCTTTGGCAGCGACAATGTCCACAGTGGATTCTATGCTAATACTATCCTCAGCAGCAATTGTAAAGGATCTTTACATACATTATATAAACAAAGATGCAGACGATAAAAAAATAAAAAAACTTACACTTTTCACATCTCTTACAGTAGGTATAATAGTTTTCATGCTTTCTATGAATCCACCGAAACTTTTGGTATGGATAAACCTTTTTGCCTTTGGAGGACTTGAAGCAGCTTTTTTATGCCCTATAGTACTGGGACTCTATTGGAAAAAAGCAAATGCAACAGGAGCCATAGCTTCTATGCTCACAGGAGTGGGATCTTATTTTTACTTCACCATCAGTAAGATAAAGCCTATGGGTATGCACCAGATAGTACCTGTTATATTTATTTCTCTTATGGCCTTTACCATAGGTTCACTTATAGGTAAAAAACCAGAAGAAGAAGTACTGGAAATATTTTTTTAA
- the panD gene encoding aspartate 1-decarboxylase, protein MQIQLLKGKIHRATVTQAELDYVGSITLDKTIMEAAGIREYELVHIVNINNGARFETYVIAAEDEKGIVCLNGAAARMVQKNDKIIIMAYCMVDEKEAHTHQPKVVLMGEHNEVEKISSYEKHGKLV, encoded by the coding sequence ATGCAAATCCAACTTTTAAAAGGGAAAATTCACAGAGCTACAGTAACTCAGGCAGAACTTGATTATGTAGGTAGTATCACACTTGACAAGACAATAATGGAAGCAGCAGGTATAAGAGAATATGAGCTTGTTCATATTGTGAATATTAACAACGGAGCTAGGTTTGAAACTTACGTAATAGCTGCAGAAGATGAGAAAGGAATCGTATGCTTAAATGGTGCAGCGGCGAGAATGGTTCAAAAAAATGATAAAATAATCATAATGGCCTACTGTATGGTAGATGAGAAGGAGGCACATACTCATCAGCCTAAAGTAGTTCTTATGGGAGAACACAATGAAGTCGAAAAAATATCTAGTTATGAAAAGCACGGTAAATTAGTATAA
- a CDS encoding Mu transposase C-terminal domain-containing protein, producing MGSKKGLSKERYEIIEPFLKKEKKLKDIENEKNISYATLKRWVKAYKENGIEGLIKKERKDKNQYRSLDEKTYEFIKESYKENPDIKISSLYEKCCKFIKTFSDKSISYHTVYRAVNNLDDFVKDHASINIEKIKKKHQAYRIVQTALDIKIRDFRQNSMKKPYLYLVYDVSTNDILNYYLSFSKLDLKKSTALLRDTIIKNYKSVENFFIKPQNLLIDSFDIKNKRKVEQIKETLDIKIENYYEPNKEMERFINFLKSDLTNLLKETHFSNSLLELDRILYSYIFMNNIKNLNDENPFSSSGILKDIDKLDILLGSAKRKVQEYGIRFRNGIYRSPDLKKHTGNILEIKYNVNDPKEIKVYFKGNFLCMAYLSANESF from the coding sequence TTGGGATCTAAAAAGGGACTTTCTAAAGAAAGATATGAGATCATAGAGCCTTTTTTAAAAAAGGAAAAAAAGCTCAAAGATATAGAAAATGAAAAAAATATATCCTATGCTACTCTGAAAAGATGGGTAAAAGCATACAAGGAGAACGGTATAGAAGGGCTCATAAAAAAAGAAAGAAAAGATAAAAACCAGTATAGAAGCCTAGATGAAAAAACCTATGAATTTATAAAAGAATCTTACAAAGAAAATCCAGATATAAAAATAAGCAGTCTTTATGAAAAATGCTGTAAATTTATAAAAACTTTTAGCGATAAAAGCATAAGTTATCACACTGTTTATAGAGCTGTAAATAATCTAGACGATTTTGTAAAAGATCACGCCTCTATAAACATAGAAAAAATTAAAAAGAAACACCAGGCCTATAGAATTGTCCAAACGGCCTTAGATATAAAAATAAGAGATTTTCGGCAAAACTCCATGAAGAAACCCTATCTGTATCTGGTATACGATGTCTCAACTAATGATATTTTAAATTATTACCTAAGTTTCTCCAAACTAGACCTTAAAAAATCAACTGCTCTTTTAAGGGACACAATTATAAAAAATTATAAGTCTGTTGAAAATTTCTTTATAAAACCTCAAAATCTTCTAATAGACTCCTTTGATATAAAAAACAAGAGAAAGGTAGAGCAGATAAAAGAAACCTTGGATATAAAAATAGAAAATTATTATGAACCGAATAAGGAGATGGAAAGATTTATCAATTTTCTAAAGTCAGATTTGACAAACCTATTGAAAGAAACACATTTCAGCAACTCTTTGCTAGAGCTAGACAGGATTCTCTACTCCTATATTTTTATGAATAATATTAAAAATTTAAATGATGAGAACCCATTTTCTTCTTCGGGGATTTTAAAAGACATAGATAAGTTGGATATTTTGTTAGGAAGTGCCAAGAGAAAAGTTCAAGAATATGGAATACGATTCAGAAATGGCATCTATCGAAGTCCAGATTTAAAAAAACATACGGGAAACATTTTAGAGATAAAATATAATGTTAACGACCCGAAAGAAATAAAAGTTTATTTTAAGGGAAATTTTTTATGTATGGCATATCTTTCTGCAAACGAAAGTTTTTAG
- a CDS encoding PTS glucose transporter subunit IIA, with protein sequence MGIFELLKKNRKNCEYVKVYSPISGKVMGLEAVPDEAFSKKMIGDGCAIDPSEGSVFAPVEGEVDIFDTNHAVTFEMENGLEIIVHLGIDTVDLGGAGFERLGEPGSLVHIGDELVKYDLDFIRENAKSAISPIIITSMDDVESIEVLARGEIKAGDLLMKIKMKKNNA encoded by the coding sequence ATGGGAATATTTGAATTATTAAAAAAAAACAGGAAAAATTGTGAGTATGTAAAGGTATACTCTCCTATAAGTGGAAAAGTGATGGGTCTAGAGGCTGTTCCTGACGAGGCTTTCTCAAAAAAGATGATAGGGGATGGATGTGCCATAGATCCTTCAGAAGGTTCTGTCTTTGCTCCTGTAGAGGGAGAGGTTGATATTTTTGATACCAATCATGCAGTGACCTTTGAGATGGAAAACGGCTTAGAAATCATAGTGCATCTAGGGATAGATACGGTGGACCTGGGTGGTGCTGGATTTGAAAGGTTGGGAGAACCTGGGAGTCTTGTTCACATAGGAGATGAGCTTGTAAAGTATGACCTAGATTTTATAAGGGAGAATGCCAAGTCAGCCATAAGCCCTATAATAATAACGTCTATGGATGATGTGGAGAGTATAGAGGTTTTAGCTAGAGGAGAGATAAAGGCTGGAGACCTTCTAATGAAGATAAAAATGAAAAAAAATAATGCTTGA
- the mnmH gene encoding tRNA 2-selenouridine(34) synthase MnmH: MRQVSYKEILNEKNYILIDVRTPKEYAAETIPGSINIPVLLDNERVEVGTAYKQISKEKAKELGVEFISKRLPEVFQEINNLNKKYKKLVFLCARGGMRSGSMTSLFSSLGYKCSKLTDGYKGYRKFISEDLIRVNSGIKYIVLHGRTGVGKTKVLQQLEAKGYSVLDLEKYADHKGSIFGAIGEKRKQSQKRFESLIYEHLRENQHNYVLVESESKRIGDVYLPDTISDSMKDGLHLFLDTSLDHRVKILMEDYADASEESILNCINFLKKYLGKEKTENYSELTKSKNYAQLAGELVVDYYDPLYEKSIKKWEYENTINYESVDEGVQGVIDFLDTTDFS, translated from the coding sequence ATGCGTCAGGTTAGCTACAAAGAAATACTCAATGAAAAAAATTATATTCTTATTGATGTCCGTACTCCAAAAGAGTATGCTGCAGAAACAATTCCAGGATCGATTAATATCCCTGTCTTACTTGACAATGAAAGAGTAGAAGTAGGGACAGCGTATAAACAAATTTCAAAAGAAAAGGCAAAAGAACTAGGGGTAGAATTTATATCCAAACGTCTACCTGAGGTTTTTCAAGAGATAAATAACCTTAATAAAAAATACAAGAAGCTGGTATTTTTATGTGCCAGAGGAGGTATGAGAAGTGGCAGCATGACCTCCTTATTCTCTTCACTAGGATATAAATGCTCAAAGCTCACAGACGGATACAAGGGATACAGAAAATTCATATCTGAAGATCTCATTCGTGTGAACTCAGGTATAAAATATATTGTCCTTCACGGCAGAACCGGAGTAGGAAAAACCAAAGTACTACAGCAGTTGGAAGCTAAAGGTTACAGCGTTCTCGATCTTGAAAAATACGCCGACCATAAGGGGTCTATTTTTGGAGCCATTGGTGAAAAAAGAAAACAGAGTCAAAAGAGGTTTGAATCACTTATCTATGAGCATCTTCGAGAAAACCAGCATAACTATGTCTTGGTCGAAAGTGAAAGCAAAAGAATTGGTGATGTCTATCTTCCTGATACTATCTCAGATTCAATGAAAGATGGTCTTCATCTTTTTTTAGATACCTCACTTGATCACAGAGTAAAAATCCTCATGGAAGATTATGCCGACGCTTCAGAAGAATCTATCCTAAATTGCATAAATTTTCTTAAAAAATATTTAGGAAAAGAAAAAACAGAAAATTACTCTGAGCTTACCAAAAGCAAAAACTACGCCCAGTTGGCCGGTGAACTTGTAGTAGATTATTATGACCCATTATATGAAAAAAGCATAAAAAAATGGGAGTATGAGAATACAATCAACTACGAAAGTGTCGATGAAGGAGTTCAAGGTGTAATTGATTTCTTAGATACTACGGATTTTTCATAG
- the ptsG gene encoding glucose-specific PTS transporter subunit IIBC, translating to MKGFAQLQKIGKALMTPVAILPAAGLLLAFGQPNVLDSTLMAAAGGVIFANLPLLFAVGSAIGLAGGDGVAGLAAIVSLLIMNTVMGVTTGAAAEIELGNKAFAQVMGIPTLQTGVFGGILAGVIGAMIYKRFNKIELPAYLGFFSGKRFVPIATAFLSFFVGLVFPYVWKPIQVGLASLAVIGENPTAFSTFVFGLIERALIPFGLHHIFYAPFWFEFGEWTNSLGQVFRGDQAIFFAKLQDNVANFGSTGAYMTGKFAFMMFGLPGAALAMYKQAKPTKKKIAGGILLSAALTSFLTGITEPIEFLFLFVAPVLYGVHCVLAATSFMLMNILNVRIGMTFSGGLIDFISFGVLPNKTPWYLVIVVGAIYFVVYYILFTFFIKKFNLKTPGREEEEEVGSEIKLSENEVAVLVISALGGKENIISTDACITRLRVEVKDTGTVNEEELKKLGAAGVLKVGKNGVQAIFGAKAQFIANDIKKMVE from the coding sequence ATGAAAGGATTTGCACAATTACAAAAGATAGGTAAGGCTTTGATGACACCGGTTGCCATACTGCCTGCAGCAGGATTATTGCTTGCCTTTGGACAACCAAATGTATTGGATTCTACCTTGATGGCAGCTGCAGGAGGAGTCATATTTGCTAACCTGCCATTATTGTTTGCAGTTGGATCAGCAATCGGACTTGCTGGTGGAGATGGTGTAGCAGGACTTGCAGCTATAGTGTCCCTACTTATTATGAATACAGTTATGGGTGTAACCACTGGTGCAGCAGCAGAAATAGAGCTAGGAAATAAAGCATTCGCACAGGTTATGGGTATACCGACACTTCAAACTGGAGTCTTTGGTGGTATCCTTGCAGGGGTAATCGGAGCTATGATCTATAAAAGATTTAATAAAATAGAACTTCCAGCTTACCTAGGGTTTTTCTCTGGAAAAAGATTTGTGCCTATAGCTACTGCATTTTTATCTTTCTTTGTAGGACTTGTATTTCCATATGTATGGAAACCAATTCAGGTTGGACTGGCCTCACTTGCAGTAATCGGAGAAAATCCAACTGCTTTCTCAACATTTGTATTTGGATTAATTGAAAGAGCACTTATACCCTTTGGTCTTCATCACATATTCTATGCTCCGTTTTGGTTTGAATTCGGAGAGTGGACCAACTCTTTGGGTCAGGTATTCAGAGGAGACCAGGCTATATTCTTTGCGAAACTTCAAGACAACGTTGCTAATTTTGGAAGCACAGGGGCATATATGACAGGAAAGTTTGCATTTATGATGTTTGGACTTCCTGGAGCGGCTCTTGCAATGTACAAACAGGCAAAACCAACTAAGAAAAAGATAGCAGGAGGAATACTGCTTTCTGCGGCACTTACATCATTCCTTACAGGAATCACAGAACCTATTGAGTTCTTATTTTTATTCGTTGCACCGGTATTATACGGAGTACACTGTGTGTTAGCAGCGACTTCCTTCATGCTTATGAACATATTAAATGTAAGAATAGGAATGACATTCTCAGGAGGATTAATCGACTTTATATCCTTTGGAGTTCTACCAAATAAAACACCTTGGTATTTAGTTATAGTAGTAGGGGCAATATACTTTGTAGTTTATTATATATTATTTACATTCTTCATTAAGAAGTTTAACTTGAAGACACCAGGAAGAGAAGAGGAAGAAGAGGTAGGCAGCGAGATAAAACTTTCTGAAAATGAAGTGGCAGTTCTTGTAATATCAGCTTTAGGTGGAAAGGAAAATATAATTTCTACTGACGCTTGTATCACAAGACTCAGAGTGGAAGTGAAAGATACCGGTACAGTAAATGAAGAAGAGCTCAAGAAGTTAGGGGCAGCTGGAGTATTAAAGGTTGGTAAAAACGGAGTTCAGGCGATATTTGGAGCAAAAGCCCAGTTTATCGCAAATGATATAAAGAAAATGGTTGAGTAA
- a CDS encoding adenosylcobalamin-dependent ribonucleoside-diphosphate reductase — protein sequence MDVLNIKEWLGEDNTLGIDIWEKKYKFDGETFVQWLDRVAGGDPKVKEMIWKKEFIFAGRILSNRGLHKVGKKITYSNCYVITPPDDNIESIFETAKKLARTFSYGGGCGVDISNLRPKGSEVNNSAKHTTGAVSFMDLYNLTTDIIGQKGRRGALMLSIDVNHPDVEDFIKVKSDLNKIQKANISVRINDEFMKAVEKGDMFKTEFIVGDTGETITKKVNARLLFKELARQNWNFAEPGVLFWDTISNWNLLSEDEEFEYAGTNPCAEEPLPPGGSCLLGSIVLPSFIEGEVFNFERLAERVRDGVKALNDVLDEGLPLHPLEEQRDSVRDWRQIGLGILGLGDLLINMKLKYGSPESLEFCDKVSKTIVDNALRASALLAKEQGSFPKYKKDKVLASPFLKDNASDETIELIEKYGLRNSQLLTIAPTGSIGTMLRTSTGIEPNFAFFYTRKTESLHGEDVFYKVFTPIAKDYMDENGIEDENYLPDYFVTAQNLNPFDRIKMQGIWQRRIDASISSTINLVHKTSIEEVEDLYMEAWKQGLKGMTIYRAGCAREGILSVKSEPKTLELPRGEMKPIEEDTIYYPKALKIGCGKLKVMIGYSPSAKSIQDIYVIRSGQGGCEKNIQAVAIYMSAMLRLGGNLFMMERSIEGISGCPSFALAKGKGEELTKGNTCPLAILYLLKEFEKEMGLNDYEKAQARKAKREKQELEREKGYTDMNKVKCPECGEELEISGGCYSCRSCGYSKCE from the coding sequence ATGGATGTTTTAAATATAAAAGAGTGGTTAGGAGAGGACAATACTCTGGGGATAGATATATGGGAGAAAAAATATAAATTTGACGGAGAAACTTTTGTCCAGTGGTTAGACAGAGTGGCTGGAGGAGACCCTAAAGTCAAAGAGATGATATGGAAGAAAGAGTTTATATTTGCTGGAAGGATTCTTTCTAACAGGGGCCTTCATAAGGTGGGTAAAAAGATAACTTATTCTAATTGTTATGTGATAACACCTCCTGATGACAACATCGAGTCTATATTTGAAACTGCAAAAAAACTTGCAAGGACCTTTTCCTATGGTGGAGGCTGTGGAGTGGATATCTCAAATCTAAGGCCAAAGGGATCTGAGGTAAACAACTCAGCTAAACATACTACAGGAGCCGTTTCTTTTATGGACCTCTACAACCTTACCACAGATATAATAGGGCAGAAAGGAAGAAGAGGAGCCCTTATGCTTTCTATAGATGTAAATCATCCTGACGTGGAAGATTTTATAAAAGTAAAGTCGGACCTAAATAAAATTCAAAAAGCCAATATATCAGTGAGAATAAATGATGAGTTTATGAAGGCTGTGGAAAAAGGCGATATGTTTAAGACTGAATTTATTGTAGGGGATACAGGAGAGACAATAACCAAAAAAGTCAACGCAAGGCTTTTATTTAAAGAACTTGCCAGGCAAAACTGGAATTTCGCAGAACCGGGAGTGCTGTTTTGGGATACAATATCAAACTGGAACCTTTTAAGTGAGGATGAGGAGTTTGAATATGCAGGAACCAACCCATGTGCAGAAGAACCACTTCCTCCAGGTGGAAGCTGTCTACTAGGATCCATCGTTCTGCCAAGTTTTATAGAGGGAGAAGTTTTTAATTTTGAAAGACTTGCCGAGAGGGTGAGAGACGGAGTAAAGGCTTTAAATGATGTACTTGATGAAGGACTTCCTCTACATCCGCTAGAGGAGCAGAGAGACTCTGTAAGAGACTGGAGACAGATAGGTCTGGGGATACTAGGACTAGGGGATCTTCTTATAAATATGAAGTTAAAATATGGTTCCCCTGAATCCCTTGAGTTTTGTGACAAAGTTTCTAAAACAATCGTGGACAATGCATTGAGAGCCAGTGCACTATTGGCAAAAGAACAGGGAAGTTTTCCGAAATACAAAAAGGACAAGGTTCTTGCCTCACCTTTTCTAAAGGATAATGCCAGTGATGAAACAATAGAACTTATAGAAAAATATGGTTTGAGGAATTCACAGCTTCTAACTATAGCACCTACTGGGTCAATAGGGACGATGCTCAGAACAAGTACGGGAATAGAGCCGAATTTTGCATTTTTTTATACCAGAAAAACCGAGAGTCTTCACGGAGAGGATGTATTTTACAAGGTGTTCACCCCTATAGCCAAGGATTATATGGATGAAAATGGTATAGAGGATGAAAACTACCTTCCTGATTATTTTGTCACTGCTCAAAATCTAAATCCCTTTGACAGGATAAAGATGCAGGGAATCTGGCAGAGAAGGATAGATGCCAGCATATCTTCTACCATAAATCTAGTTCATAAGACCTCTATAGAAGAGGTGGAAGATCTCTATATGGAAGCCTGGAAACAAGGCTTAAAGGGAATGACAATTTACAGGGCTGGATGTGCAAGAGAAGGTATTTTATCTGTAAAAAGTGAGCCTAAGACTCTTGAACTTCCAAGAGGAGAGATGAAACCTATAGAGGAGGATACGATATACTATCCTAAAGCTCTAAAAATAGGTTGTGGGAAACTAAAAGTAATGATAGGTTATTCTCCTAGTGCAAAGTCTATCCAGGATATATACGTTATAAGAAGTGGTCAGGGTGGATGCGAGAAGAATATCCAGGCGGTGGCAATATATATGTCTGCCATGCTGAGATTAGGTGGAAACCTCTTTATGATGGAAAGATCTATAGAGGGTATAAGTGGATGTCCGTCCTTTGCCCTTGCAAAAGGAAAGGGAGAGGAGTTAACAAAGGGGAATACATGCCCGCTTGCGATACTTTATCTTTTAAAGGAATTTGAAAAAGAGATGGGCTTAAACGATTATGAAAAAGCCCAGGCAAGAAAGGCCAAAAGGGAAAAACAAGAGCTAGAGAGAGAAAAGGGTTATACAGATATGAACAAGGTGAAATGCCCAGAATGCGGGGAAGAACTTGAGATATCAGGAGGATGCTATTCTTGCAGAAGTTGTGGCTACTCCAAGTGTGAATAA